A stretch of Leisingera sp. S132 DNA encodes these proteins:
- a CDS encoding YHS domain-containing (seleno)protein: protein MKRLVFAAAAALSFALPAFAGEQYVDGTGYAVSGYDVVAYRSLEMNPPGTPQTAPVRGNAAFTADYNGATWAFSSAENRDKFAANPAYYAPQYDGHCAYGVSKGGKVPANPNLWRIVDDKLYLNITDVVVGFWEEDIPGNINLAEGNWPGIEPKAASDSVIPKFTSEGPVAN, encoded by the coding sequence ATGAAGCGTCTTGTTTTTGCTGCTGCGGCAGCGCTGTCCTTTGCCCTGCCGGCCTTTGCCGGCGAGCAGTACGTCGATGGCACCGGCTATGCGGTGTCGGGCTATGACGTGGTGGCCTACCGCAGCCTGGAGATGAATCCGCCCGGCACGCCGCAGACCGCCCCGGTGCGCGGCAATGCGGCGTTTACCGCCGACTACAACGGTGCCACCTGGGCGTTCTCCTCGGCTGAGAACCGTGACAAGTTCGCCGCCAACCCGGCCTATTATGCGCCGCAGTATGACGGCCACTGCGCCTACGGCGTCTCCAAGGGCGGCAAGGTGCCGGCCAACCCGAACCTGTGGCGTATCGTCGATGACAAGCTCTATCTGAACATCACCGACGTTGTGGTCGGTTTCTGGGAAGAGGACATCCCCGGCAACATTAACCTGGCCGAAGGCAACTGGCCGGGCATCGAGCCCAAGGCTGCCTCTGACAGCGTCATTCCGAAGTTCACCTCTGAGGGTCCGGTTGCGAACTGA
- the yghU gene encoding glutathione-dependent disulfide-bond oxidoreductase — protein sequence MSDTPYTPPKVWKWEQANGGEFASINRPIAGATHDKDLPAGKHPFQLYSLATPNGVKVTVMFEELLAAGHKEAEYDAWLIQIGDGDQFGSGFVDVNPNSKIPALLDRSGAEPVRVFESGSILLHLAEKFSAFLPKAGAARTETLNWLFWQMGSAPYLGGGFGHFYAYAPEKFQYPIDRFTMETKRQLDVLDRQLAEREFIAGDEYTIADIAIWPWYGQLVLGRNYGDAAEFLDAASYTNVVRWAKAIDARPAVQRGRMVNRTSGDPAMQLHERHDASDFETRTQDKLEAAE from the coding sequence ATGAGCGATACCCCTTATACCCCGCCGAAAGTCTGGAAATGGGAACAAGCCAACGGCGGCGAGTTTGCCTCCATCAACCGCCCCATCGCCGGTGCGACCCATGACAAGGACCTGCCGGCGGGCAAGCACCCCTTCCAGCTTTACTCGCTGGCGACCCCGAACGGGGTGAAGGTCACCGTGATGTTCGAGGAACTGCTGGCCGCAGGCCACAAGGAAGCCGAATATGACGCCTGGCTGATCCAGATCGGGGATGGTGACCAGTTCGGTTCCGGCTTTGTCGATGTGAACCCGAATTCCAAGATCCCGGCCCTGCTGGACCGCAGCGGCGCGGAACCGGTGCGGGTCTTCGAAAGCGGCTCGATCCTTCTGCATCTGGCAGAGAAGTTCAGCGCTTTCCTGCCCAAGGCGGGCGCGGCCCGCACCGAGACCCTGAACTGGCTGTTCTGGCAGATGGGCAGCGCGCCCTACCTGGGCGGCGGTTTCGGCCATTTCTATGCCTATGCGCCGGAGAAATTCCAGTATCCGATCGACCGTTTCACCATGGAAACCAAGCGCCAGCTGGATGTGCTGGACCGGCAGCTGGCAGAGCGCGAGTTCATTGCGGGTGACGAATACACGATCGCCGATATTGCCATCTGGCCCTGGTACGGCCAGCTGGTTCTGGGCCGCAACTATGGCGACGCGGCCGAGTTCCTGGATGCGGCGAGCTACACCAACGTGGTCCGCTGGGCCAAGGCCATCGACGCCCGTCCGGCGGTGCAGCGCGGCCGCATGGTGAACCGCACCTCCGGCGACCCGGCCATGCAGCTGCATGAGCGCCACGACGCCAGCGACTTCGAGACCCGCACCCAGGACAAGCTGGAAGCGGCAGAGTAA
- a CDS encoding ester cyclase, whose product MSIKQTAHDFCEACDAGKGWEVCREWCTPDATFSVQADALAEISTLADYTEWAKGLLTPMPDAHAEFKSLTVDEDASRAILFAVFHGTHTVDAGNGAPTGKTVASDYVYVLDFDGGKIRHMTKVWNDVHALTQVGWM is encoded by the coding sequence ATGTCCATCAAACAAACCGCACATGATTTCTGCGAGGCTTGTGACGCGGGCAAAGGGTGGGAGGTGTGCCGGGAATGGTGCACCCCGGACGCCACATTCTCCGTCCAGGCGGATGCGCTGGCGGAGATCAGCACGCTGGCGGATTACACCGAATGGGCTAAGGGGCTGCTGACCCCGATGCCGGATGCCCATGCAGAGTTCAAATCCCTGACGGTCGATGAGGACGCCAGCCGCGCGATCCTGTTTGCGGTGTTCCATGGCACCCATACGGTGGATGCCGGCAACGGCGCGCCGACGGGCAAGACGGTTGCCTCGGACTACGTCTATGTTCTGGACTTCGATGGCGGCAAGATCCGCCACATGACCAAGGTCTGGAACGACGTGCACGCCCTGACGCAGGTGGGCTGGATGTAG
- a CDS encoding SseB family protein, with protein sequence MTGETPLDLAHAAMEAAPEDDAARLRFYERLADAELFLMLEEEAAGEQISPVLFDTPDGAFVLVFDREERLARFAGEAVPYAALSGRVICQMLAGQGIGLGLNLEVAPSAFLIPAEAISWLHQTLGHAPEEVEAGVTEFTAPKGLPEALLTALDAKLATAGGLAAAAYLAGVRYKCGGQGHLLGFVGAKEAAQASLAKAASEALTFSGIEAGAMDVGFFEAEDPVAASLARAGLRFDLPQPKAPQEIKPVTPGSDPDKPPRLR encoded by the coding sequence ATGACAGGTGAAACCCCGCTGGATCTGGCCCATGCCGCGATGGAAGCCGCGCCCGAGGATGATGCCGCCCGGCTGCGCTTCTATGAGCGGCTGGCGGATGCAGAGCTGTTCCTGATGCTGGAGGAGGAGGCCGCCGGGGAGCAGATTTCGCCGGTTCTGTTTGACACCCCCGACGGTGCCTTTGTGCTGGTCTTTGACCGCGAGGAACGGCTGGCGCGATTTGCCGGCGAGGCGGTTCCATACGCGGCGCTGTCGGGCCGGGTGATTTGCCAGATGCTGGCCGGGCAGGGGATCGGGCTTGGGTTGAACCTGGAGGTGGCGCCCTCTGCCTTCCTGATCCCGGCTGAGGCCATCAGCTGGCTGCACCAGACCCTGGGTCACGCGCCAGAGGAAGTCGAGGCAGGCGTCACTGAATTCACCGCGCCCAAGGGCCTTCCGGAGGCGCTGCTGACGGCGCTGGACGCCAAGCTTGCAACCGCGGGCGGGCTGGCGGCGGCGGCTTATCTGGCCGGGGTCCGCTACAAGTGCGGCGGGCAGGGGCATCTGCTGGGCTTTGTCGGCGCCAAGGAGGCAGCGCAGGCCTCGCTCGCCAAGGCCGCCAGCGAGGCGCTGACCTTCTCCGGCATCGAGGCCGGGGCGATGGATGTGGGCTTCTTCGAGGCAGAGGACCCGGTGGCGGCCAGCCTGGCCCGCGCCGGTCTGCGCTTTGACCTGCCGCAGCCCAAGGCGCCGCAGGAAATCAAACCCGTCACACCCGGCAGCGACCCGGATAAACCGCCGCGGCTCAGGTAG